The Chroicocephalus ridibundus chromosome 8, bChrRid1.1, whole genome shotgun sequence genome includes the window TTAActccctttcaaaaaaaaaaaaaaaaaaaaattaataaaaaaaaaaaatcagccatgcAGTTGGCAGATTGCTGGAGACACTTGGATTCTCTGCGGGAAGCCGCTCCGTGGTGGGAGTTGGGTTGCTGCAGTTTAGTGGCAGGAGCCGTTGTCTCTAATGTCAGCTCATTAGCTGGGGCAGTCCGCGGCGTCGCTGTGTTCAGAGCCCGCGGGGAGCTGCGGGCCGCTCCTTCCCGCTATTAATATTACGGACCTGTTTTGTTTCCTACGTGTTAACGCTATTAGCGCTGCGCAAGACGCGTGGTACCGGCGGCAGGGGACGGTCCCCGTCCTGTCCCACACCCTGCACGGGTTTGTCGGCTGCgagctggggctggcagcgggcTCCAGGGGCAGCGGTTGCTGACGGGAGTTTTGAGTTTGCCCCCAGGGGGTAAAATTGTGATGCTCGGGGGGCGCAAAACTcctggggaagaggcagggagggggatgtAACACCTCTGCCCGtagcccagggcagccctggccgTGGGGcgtgctggggtgatgctggaggGCACCACTCCTGACCCAAGGGACCTCGGGGCGCCCACGGGGCTGCGGCCCCCACCGGTGCCCGCGGCAGAGCCCGTCCGGCCCCGGGTTTCCACGCGTTCGCACgagccctctcccagccccagcctcccgcAGCGGCAGCGTGGGGCTCCAGCcttcaaattaaaaccaaaccagaaattcAGCTTTCAGCAAACTCGACAAAGCGTATTTCCAAACAAAACGGTGCTAAATAAAGTACGAGCCGCAGGCGGCCGCCTGCTCCGACAGATCCACTTTGCTCGCCTTTATTTAGCTGCCGTCTCCCCGTGCTGCCGCTGCcggcccagggccgggggggttTGTCCCCCCAAGAGCTTTGGTGTTTCAGGGGGGGCTCGTCCCGTGGCCTCAGTGAATGTGGGTGTCACGAGAGCTGCCCCCTCCTCAAAGCAGCGTCACCCCCTCGGGTCTGTCCTGGCTTCCCCCGCAGCAGAGGGTTTCCTGGTGTCCCGGGGGCTCAGAGGGGTGAAACCCTGcgtggcatgggggggggggggaaggggagggagggaggggtgagggaagggaggaagggagggagggagggagggagggaggaagaaagaaagaaagaaagaaagaaagaaagaaagaaagaaagaaagaaagaaagaaagaaagaaagaaagaaagaaagaagagaagaaaaaagaaagaaaaaaagaaaattaagaaaggaagaagaaaggaagaaatgaagaaagagaaaaataaaaaataaaaaaggaaagagagagaaagagaaagaaagagagcaagagagaaagagaaagagagaaggaaagagaaagaaagacaggaaggaaggaaggaaggaaggaaggaaggaagcaaaggaagaaagaaaaaaagaaataaattaagaaagagaggaagagaagaagaaagaaagaaaaagaaaaaaatttaagaaaggaagaaggaagaaatgaagtaagagaaaaataaaaaataaaaaaaggaaagagaaagagagaaagaaagtgagaaagaaatagagagaaggaaagagaaagagaggaaggaaggaaggaaggaaggaaggaaggaaggaaggaaggaaggaaggaaggaagggagagaaagaaaaaagaaagaaaaaagatagatgaagagcaggaaggaaggaagaaagaaagaaaggcagaacagagaaagcaagaaaggagggaaggagggaaggggaaggcggAGGGGAGCGGTGGTGGTTGGGGAACCCGCGCGTCCCCGGGAGCGTCACCCCCGGCGAGGGCAGCACCGCTGCCTCCGCCGTCACCCGGGCACgtctcccctcccagcacagtTAATCCAGACCCCAGCTAATCCGCTGGCAGGTCACTGGGAGCTCATTGCATTTTGTTCACTTCTCAAATGCATcgagaattaattaaaaaaacccaaaacaacccgaGAGTAAATTTATCCTGTGGCAAAAAGCATGCGGCGTATTCCCCTGGGGGGCGAGCCGGAGGGGTGGTAGAAAAGCAGCCTCTTCTGGCTCCAATTGCTCAGCTCTCATTAAAAAAGGAGGCGAGAGATTAATGAATGTCGCCAGTGTGGTCAGGAGGAAGACTCGGGACGGGTGACCAGGCTGGAGCTTGGCAGTGTGAGCCTGCAGCCAGCCTGACACATCAGCTCCGCAAGGCCTCTCCGGTCCCATTTGACCTCCAATGACTATGAGGTTGTGAATATTAACCGCTAATATTAATTGTTTTGCCTATTTTACTCTTCCCCGTGGCTGTAAGGAGGGAGAGGATCTCGTGCCGACAGCCTCAGCCGGCTGCGTGCCGTTGCTTGCTCTGCCGACACCAACAAAGAACCGTGGTGCTTGAAAAATcagctttggggagaaaaaatggTTGTGCCTGGGTTGTAGCAGGTGGAAATAATGTTGTTTTGGTGTATAAGATGGTGGCACGTGTGGGTCCGTGTCCAGCACCTAGGAGGTTTGGGCaggcttttcacagaatcacacagaatcacagaatggggtttgggttggaagggaccttaaagatcatctcgttccacccccctgccctgggcagggacacctcccaccagcccaggttgctccaagccccgtccaacctggccttgaacccctccagggatggggcagccacagcttctctgggcaatgtgttccagtgcctcaccgccctcacagcaaagaatttcttcccgagatccaatctaaatctcccctcttccagtttgaagccgttaccccccCGTCCTATCATTATGCTCCCTAATAAagacccccctccccatccttcttttAGTGCTCCTGCTTGCGatgctgggcttctgcagggaTTCCCAAGTCCCAGGCTGGCTTTGGGAAGAATTTCGGTAAAAGGCAGCCCAGGGTATCATTGTTAGCGGGGCTGAtgcagccccgggcaggctgTGCCTGGCAAAGCTCCCCCGCTGCAGGCGCTGGGCTGTTCCTGGCCACCGTGTAATGGAAAGGGTGTGCGTGTCCCAGCGTGTCCCCGGGCGCTGGAGCTGATTGCAGGAATCGACGGCATCGATCGGGCCAGCGGATCCGACACAGCACGTACAGCCCGGCGGGTTCGCCTGTGCCTCTAAGCATGAGCCGGCCACCTCTGCGCTGGGGGGACAGGGTGTCGTAGGGGGGCTCTGCACGCGCTCCCCCACCACATCACTGCCCCACGCAGGTCTCGTTGCCAGCAAGGTGGTTTCATGCCCAGTGGCGCATCCCACGTGGGTAAATAAAAGGAGGAGCTGCGGCAGGGGGTGCTTTGGGGAGAATTCCTGCACTGCCACCTCTTCAGGCTGCTTGGGACGTGCCACGTGGCTTCTCCGCAATCCTGTCTGCCACTTGCTGCAGCCCCATGTGCCACCACAGAGGGggccagcagcctggcagggtGCCACTGGGTTCCCCCACCATGGGCTCGCCTGCAGCGGGAAGCCCAGCCAGCTCGGGCCACCTCTCCCGTGTCCGTGCCACCTCCCTCCGAGGCAAAGCTGAGTGTAGGTCCCTGACCCTGCAGCAGAGCCCTCCAGAAGGGGTCAAAACAACTCCCCATTCCCCAGTGGCAGCTGTGCCTTCATAAGACTTGGCCAGCAAAACCCATCTGTGACCGTAGATGGCTCCATGTCCCAGTGGATGCGTTGGGAAAgttgctgctggggacatctgcCCCGAGCGAGTGCCTTCCGGGGGCCTTCTCCAACTGGCTGCACGTTGGCCGTGTCCTCTCCCATCCCCGGGATAGGGAACGGAGGTTAAATCCACATCTCCCCCTGGTTTCCCTCGACCCCAGAAGAGCTGGTGCTCGGGAGGTCGGGCAAGTGCTGCTGCGATGTGCTGGGCAGCGGTCCATCTGGCACGGGCAATGTGAACTGATGTAGCCGCTTTCAGGCGTACCTTTATTAATATCTCTGTGCTAAGGAGAGCAGCTTGGCCTCTCCACATTCCCCTCCAGCAGCCtgaccctgctccagcagcagaacTCATGAGAAAAGTGAAGGGGAGAGACTCCAGTGCTACCCGAGGTTTTTCATCTGCTGGTGTCATTGAGGGTCCCACAAATGCCGCATCTCCCCAGTGGGGTTTGTTTACTTGCTTTGTAgtacaaacaaatcaaaatctaAGGCCTTCTTCGTTCCTCGTGTGTGGTTTTTGGGAATAGACGAGCCGTAGGAGGGAGAGTAATGGCAGCTGGGGGGTCCTCGCTCAACATGCAGCCACCCACCCCATCTGATCCATGGCCAAACACCTTCTTGGGTCCCTTTGCCACGAAAGGTAACCGCCgtgtctttgttttctcattgcAGAGCCTCTCACAGGATCCGCCTGGTGAAGTGGCAGCCAGGACGTGGAAGCTTGGGACTTCTCTTCCACCGCAACAGAATttggggggtgggcaggggtgggccAGGGGGACGCCGGGAGTCGCAGGACCCTTCACCTTCACTGTGGGCTTGGCTCAGGGATGACTGCAGGCAGAGTCAACCCTTACAGCATCGTGTCCTCCGAGGAAGACGGGCTGAGGTTGACCACCATGCCAGGTATTAACGGCTTTGGCAATGGGAAAATCCACACCAGGAGGAAATGCAGGAACAGATTCGTAAAGAAGAACGGTCAGTGCAACGTGGAGTTCACCAACATGGATGACAAGCCGCAGAGGTACATTGCAGACATGTTTACCACTTGCGTTGACATCCGCTGGAGGTATATGCTCTTGCTCTTTTCCCTGGCATTTCTGGTGTCCTGGTTATTGTTTGGGCTGATTTTCTGGCTAATTGCACTCATTCATGGAGATCTAGAAAACCCGGGTGGAGACGATACCTTCAAGCCTTGCGTTCTGCAGGTCAATGGCTTTGtggctgcttttctgttctccatTGAGACCCAAACGACTATTGGTTACGGCTTCCGCTGCGTGACGGAGGAGTGCCCGCTCGCAGTCTTCATGGTGGTGGTTCAATCCATCGTGGGGTGTATAATTGACTCTTTCATGATTGGTGCAATAATGGCAAagatggccaggcccaaaaagcGGGCCCAGACATTACTTTTCAGCCATAACGCGGTAGTGGCAATGAGAGATGGAAAACTCTGCCTGATGTGGAGAGTTGGGAACCTCCGGAAAAGCCACATAGTAGAAGCCCACGTACGAGCTCAGCTAATTAAGCCCAGGATCACAGAAGAAGGGGAGTACATACCGCTCGACCAAATAGACATTGACGTGGGGTTTGATAAAGGCTTGGACCGTATCTTCTTGGTGTCTCCCATCACCATTCTCCACGAGATCAACGAAGACAGCCCCTTGTTTGGGATCAGCCGCCAGGATTTGGAGACAGATGACTTTGAGATCGTGGTCATCCTGGAAGGCATGGTAGAAGCCACTGCTATGACGACGCAAGCTCGGAGCTCCTACCTGGCCAGCGAAATCCTCTGGGGCCACCGCTTTGAGCCCGTCTTGTTTGAGGAGAAAAACCAGTACAAAGTAGACTATTCCCACTTCCACAAAACCTACGAGGTCCCGTCCACCCCCCGTTGCAGCGCCAAGGACTTGGTGGAGAACAAATTCCTGCTGCCCAGCACCAACTCCTTCTGCTACGAGAACGAGCTGGCCTTCATGAGCCGTGACGAGGAAGAGGAAGACGACGACAGCCGGGGTTTGGAGGACCTCAGCCCGGACAACAGGCACGAGTTCGATAGGCTTCAAGCCACAATAGCGTTGGATCAGCGGTCATACAGGAGGGAGTCGGAAATATGACTCTTGGTCCTTCCATTGACTTTTCcgagggtattttttttcctcctctaatcTCTTCCCCTACAACCCGCTCAAATTATGCAGAACAATGCAAGTGCCATAGGAATGCTTGAGAAATTAGTATCGTTCATAGTTTTCAGTTTCATCGCAATAACCACTGAGCGGTCTGCAGGAGGGGACGGCGGCAGGCCACGGCGCGTCTCCCGCGCCCGGCGCCCGCAGCGGGGCCGATGGCCctggggggacggacggacggacggacggatggacggagGGACGAACGGACGGACGGAGAGAGGAGGGTCCGTGGGGCGCGGGCAGGCGCTCGCCCCGTGCGGCCCCGTGGGGCTTTGCTCTCCCCGCGGGGAAAACGCCAGCGTTTTCTCGGAGCCGAGCACTGCGAGATCCAAAAAGAGGAAATATCAGGAAacaaatctttctctctctctttctttttttttttttccttttgttttttaactgagcagcaacgacaacaaaaaaaaaaaattgctccttCCAGCAGGTGGTCTGATTCAGTTGCACAAGAACAACACTTGAAATAACATGCAACATTAACgtacttctttttaatttgggggaaaagtgggaggggagggaggtgagagggtttttaattttttcaccgTACCGTTTGGGAGACTGtttaccaaaataataataataataataataataacaataataataataacaataataataataataataatattaaatctGAAAGAAGtgattcagtattttttaaaaatgaacaaggGAATGAATAAGCCACCGGGGTTCTTTGAGGAGGTGACTTGCTGGGCAGATGCAAGAGCTAGAAGTCAagactgcatccagttttgggggtgtttttttcccactGGCATGGCTTCCTAGGCAGAAAACAGACGTAAGTGGCTGGAGGTCCGTGGCAGCGAAAGTGAGTAGCGTAATTACTGGCAAAGTAGCTAATAAGGAAAAGGCAGACTGCGATAGGAAGAAGCATTGTAAACACAGTAATTAGCCAATTTCTGGAAATATCGATCTTCAGGGTGAAAAGTGGGTCTGGGGCATCAGCTGCTCGAAGTGTTGGGTCTACCCCAAAATCTCCAACGGGGAATTCATAAGTTTCGCTGTAAGTAGGATTAAATAGTGAAAAGCACAAAAAGGAGAGTGGAAAGCTCTCAAATGTGGGTATTTTCCCACTTTTCCGAGCAATTTGGCATTTTCTCCCTTGAAAAATCATTTCAAACGTGGAAATCAATGTGAAAGTCATCTTGTTGAGTTACACTTCTTCTAGCACAGGAGCCGCCGGCATGCCAGGCTGGGATTTATGAATTCCCCGTTCCCTGGAGAGCCCTGCTTCAGAGGCAGATGCTTTTCCGAAAACAACAGATGCCAGTGGAGAAAAACCGCCCCGTCTTGCGCTTCAACCCGTCCCCGCGTCCCAGCCTCAAGGTGGATTGTGCCTTAGAGATGCAAACTCATCCCGCGCCccggccctcccccccccccccggcgccccgctCGCATCCTCCCCTTGGGGTGACATCCCCATTGCTCTgccccccgccgcagcgcccgcgCCCCACCCTCCGCTGCGTTTTGGGCTAGCCTTGGTGGCACGACGGTTCAGCTCGTGCCACGGCACAGGGCAAAGCACCCCGTGCTTGGGAAGGCTttgctcctgccccgctccccgccttcGCACGGAGGGAAGGAGCCGGCAAGGTGCAGGTTGCGGGTCCCTTCCTCCCGGCCGTGCTGCTCTTTGGTGCTCTGCCAGCCAAAATCTGGCTCCCTGCTCCCCGTGGCCGTGGGAAAGGCTTTGGTACCCGTGGGCATCCCACACCCGACCCTGGCTGCGGAGCCCCGGCAGCACCCAGCCTCAGGGAGAAGGGGGTCGAGCACGGGGTCCCCGGCAGCGTTTCGGCTGTGACGGGCTCCCGGTGCTTTTCtcctccccgtccccatccaggAAGCCGTGTCCCTGGGTGACAACTTGCTGCGGCATGTCCAAACattggtggcagaggcaggatttgtcccgagtcccccatccccatctccttcTTGCAAAAGGCTCTGGGGAGCGGCTGCCCCGgcgtcccccctccctgcctcgctgccctgtgccccccgaGCATCGTGTCTCGCCAGCCGGCcgcaggacagggacaggggctTCGTCCCCACAGAGTTTCTTCCCACCAGCGTCCATCACCACCATCCCGTGCTGCCCACCAAGGGGCTGCTCCGTTTTTGGCATCCCCTAAAAACCAGCCACGGGGAGAAAACATCCCCGGGGACAGCGCTGAGAGGGACCGGGCCATTTCGGCACAGAGTGCCCCCCCAAACAGACTGTCCCCAAAAGCGGGTACATGTAGGGACGTGCCATCAGGCCCTGGCCACGAAGTTTGTGTTATTATAAGGCAGCGAACACAAACGCCATCCCATCGCCGGTCCCTTTGCTCCCTGGGGAGATGGTTTTCCCGCCCTCTTTTTGTCCCATTGCAtctgggggggtgggaaggacggaggcggggggtggggggggggtgagggggggacggggcagggagaTTTTGTGTGCGcactactta containing:
- the LOC134519631 gene encoding ATP-sensitive inward rectifier potassium channel 12, with protein sequence MTAGRVNPYSIVSSEEDGLRLTTMPGINGFGNGKIHTRRKCRNRFVKKNGQCNVEFTNMDDKPQRYIADMFTTCVDIRWRYMLLLFSLAFLVSWLLFGLIFWLIALIHGDLENPGGDDTFKPCVLQVNGFVAAFLFSIETQTTIGYGFRCVTEECPLAVFMVVVQSIVGCIIDSFMIGAIMAKMARPKKRAQTLLFSHNAVVAMRDGKLCLMWRVGNLRKSHIVEAHVRAQLIKPRITEEGEYIPLDQIDIDVGFDKGLDRIFLVSPITILHEINEDSPLFGISRQDLETDDFEIVVILEGMVEATAMTTQARSSYLASEILWGHRFEPVLFEEKNQYKVDYSHFHKTYEVPSTPRCSAKDLVENKFLLPSTNSFCYENELAFMSRDEEEEDDDSRGLEDLSPDNRHEFDRLQATIALDQRSYRRESEI